Genomic window (bacterium BMS3Abin08):
CTCTTCACTTCGCCCATGCCAGGGTGGATACCCTCACCTCGGTACAAAGGGACGGGTCCGCCCTTCTTACACCCGTCAACATCACGGCACAGAAGGACAACGGTGGAAGCCCGGGTTGATGGAGACGACATATGTTGGGGCAATCCGGTGATTCTCTGATGCGGGGACTTACCTCCGGAGGATTTCCCCATCGGGTTGAGGAGTCAGGACCGGCCGACTGCCGGTGTTCTATTCACCTCAGGAGTTGTGGTATCTGAAGACGTGCTGTATAAGCTCAACGGGGTTTGCAAACCTGATCCCGCAGTATGGACAGGTGTCCCGGGAGATATCCGTGCCGGACATCCCTCCCCCGCAGGTATCTCTGCCTGAACCATCCCCACAGCTGCTTCCGTCATCCCGGTCCATAATCTTAATTATACCAGAACCGGGAATGCGGAATCCCGTGGCAGGATCTGAAAGCACTGGCATGAAATTTGATTATAAAGTTCAGATGTGGTATAATAAAAAATACAGCATTTGATTTATTTATTTCGGATCCAGGACATATGAAGACTGTAAAAGGCATAATTATCTGTACAATAACCACTGCCTCCATTGTCTCCCTCCTCTTTTCAGGAGAGGAGGTCGTCAAGATGGGCGGCAGGGATTTACAGGTGGTTTATCAAAAAATTGACACCCCCGAGTCAATACTGGGAAGCCCTTTCGACTGTGAATCCATAACGCCGGTTGTTTACAGGAAAACGCCTTCACTGAGGAGACTCCCTGCGGCGAGGCAGAAGGAGGCATTTGTCAGGATAATCCTGCCCTCCATTCTTATTGCAGAGCACAGGATCAGGCAGCAGAGGGCTGAACTGCTCGGCATAGTCAAAAAGATCAACAGGGACATCACACTGACGGGGAAGGAGATCACATTTGTATCCGGTCTCTTCAACAGGTACAGGACCTCGGACCTGAAAGAACTGCTTACACGGTTGAACGTCCATCCCCCGAGCATCATCCTTGCCCAGGCAGCCCTTGAGAGCGGATGGGGAAGCTCCCGGTTCTTCTCTGAGGGGAACAACGTCTTTGGAGTATGGACATTCCGGCAGGATGCGGGAATTAAGGCCATAAACTCCAATGCAAGGCTCTCGCGGTATGATTCCACCCTTGATTCCGTAGAGGACTATCTCTTCAATATAAACGTTGGATGGGCCTATGAGAGGTTCAGGGAGATGAGGGTAATCGCCCCCCGCTCACTCAACCTGATCTCCTACCTCGACAACTACTCAACCCTGAGGAAGGAGTATGTAAACCGCCTGAATACCATACTCAGGAGCAACCACCTTGAGATCTACGACAACTGCCGTATTGATCCTGATTATCTCTATTAGCCTGTCCCTGTCCTTTTTCTCCCCTGCAAAGGCTGAAAACCAGGCACCATATTCAGTCGGCACAAAAGGAAACCTCCTGTCCGGGTACGCCACTGTTCTTATTTATCACAAGTTCAACGAACCCGGGAGTCCTTCAACCTCGATACCATCCACGGTTTTTGAATCCCAGTTGAGGTATCTCAGGGAGAACAGCTACAATGTTGTGAGTCTATCCTTCCTCGTCTCCCTTATAAACGAGGGAAAAAAGATACCACCCCGGACAGTGGTGTTAACCATCGATGACGGGTATCGCAGTGTCTACACCCATGCATACCCCCTTCTGAAAAAATACCGGATTCCCTTCACCCTCTTTCTCTACATGGAGGCGGCCGGCAGGTATGGCGACTTCCTGACGACTGAAGAGATTAATGAAATGAAAGGAAACGGTCTCGTAACCTTCGGAAACCACTCCTACTCACACAAGAGGTTTGCCAGGCGTCCCCGTGGAATGTCTGAGAAGGATTACCTCCGGTGGATAGAGGATGACCTTTACAGGAGCGAACACAGGTTCCGGGAGCTGATCGGCGAAAGACCCCTGTTTTTTGCATACCCCTATGGCGGGTATAACAGGAGATACCGGGAGATAGTTCAAAGGCACGGGTATCTTGCTGCCTTAACACAGGACACGGGTAGTGTAAACACCTGGACCGACAGATTCCTGATACCGCGAAATCCGATCGTAGGCACCTGGGCGACCATCAAAAAATTTCAGGACTTCCTTAATACGGAACCCCTGCACGTCACCGGCTTTAGTCCGGGATACGGGGTCCTGAAAAAGAACCCCCCCACGGGTGTGGAAGCGGTTATATCAAACATAGTCGACTATAAGAATATCGGCGTCTACATCTCGGAGAAAGGATGGCTGAAACCCCGGGTTGACCTATCATCGGGCAGGATATCGATCAGGGATATCGGCCGGCTCTCAAGGAGGACCAACCGGATCGGTATTACCGCAATAAACCGCCTGACCGGAAGAAAGGCCACCTTCTTCTACCTGATCATCACTCCCAGATAGTTACCCGGCCTCTGCAGACGACTGCCCGACACTCAGGAGATACTTGACGAGGCAGAGCCTCTCCCCGGGGGAGAGATCAAAGTAGAAGGCGCTCTCCATCAGGACACTCACAATCTCTTTCGCCTTGAATGACTTCACTGTCTTTTCTCCCTGTTAATACTATCGGCCGGCAGCGGAAACGACTTTAACCGGGACCCTGCTTTTCGCCCTCCTTCTCCTTATTATCCTCTTCCGCACCCCCTTCATCCTTGATACTTAAATCCCTCACAAAATCAGGGCAGCGGATATCCTTCCGTGAAATAAAAAACTTCTTCCGGCATGTGGCCCTCCATGCACAGATGGCACATATCCCGGCAGACTCCTCTTTCATCGGCACCTCCTCTTTAAAAAATAGCTTACTATCGTCTCAAGGTTACCCTCTATGGAGGGTTTTGCGTTTATCAGAAAAACCCTGTCTTCAACTGCAAAAAGCTCCGCCTTTATACGCTTCACCTCGGGAGGTGAGTCATACCGCTCTCCCAGTTCCTTCTCAAACATGGGGACGAGTTTATCCTTCATCCTGAGGTGTGTATCCATAAGGAACACCGCCATGTCGGGGCAGAGATCAATCACCCTCGACCAGAATGCCCTCACCTCCCGGTCATAGACCTGCCTTGGGGGAGACGACTTCACCTCCATGTAAAGCAGTCCGCCATCGATCTTCCCTATCACATCATAGTCGCCCCCGACCTTACGTCCTCTGAACTTGACGCCCCAGGTAGCCTCTATCATGAACTCCCGCTTAAAGATCTCCGTCACAAACCACTCGAGGGTTTCACCAAAGCTCTTAACCGGCCCTTTCTTCAAGAAAAAACTCTCCCCCCTCTGATCGATGAACCCCTTCTCCCTGAGAAACGAGATGTAGTGTTCCGTCACATCACGGGTTGCGTACCTCGTAACCATATCCGTTTTAAAGCCCCCCTGCATCTTGATAACATCCCTGAGGAAGAGCCTGAAGGCATACCCCTTCATCATACGGTAAAAATCGTCAACACAGCCGTCGTCGGGAAAGAGGAGGTCATCCCTGGGTTCCTTTGAATGTATTAAAAAAGCCCTTCTCTTAAGCATTACATCGAGAGGCGCTGTGAGGTCGTTGAGCCTTTTTCTGAGTGATTGGATCTCCTGCTTCAATTCCCTGATATATTCAATAGTTATGTCTCCGGGCATGATTAGAGTATAAAACAACGGCAGGGTTAATTGCACTTTCAGGGCAAGCATATCCATCCTGCGTTTTCGGGTGCCGGGATTGGTTATAATAGACGGTATTCGGCCTGCTGCAACGGAAGGGATCGGTTGTTTCACATTCCTTGGCAGATGCCGCATATATTGAAAAGGAGAAACCACCATGAAGATTATCAAGGATGAACG
Coding sequences:
- the icaB gene encoding poly-beta-1,6-N-acetyl-D-glucosamine N-deacetylase precursor, with protein sequence MRSTTTAVLILIISISLSLSFFSPAKAENQAPYSVGTKGNLLSGYATVLIYHKFNEPGSPSTSIPSTVFESQLRYLRENSYNVVSLSFLVSLINEGKKIPPRTVVLTIDDGYRSVYTHAYPLLKKYRIPFTLFLYMEAAGRYGDFLTTEEINEMKGNGLVTFGNHSYSHKRFARRPRGMSEKDYLRWIEDDLYRSEHRFRELIGERPLFFAYPYGGYNRRYREIVQRHGYLAALTQDTGSVNTWTDRFLIPRNPIVGTWATIKKFQDFLNTEPLHVTGFSPGYGVLKKNPPTGVEAVISNIVDYKNIGVYISEKGWLKPRVDLSSGRISIRDIGRLSRRTNRIGITAINRLTGRKATFFYLIITPR